In Microscilla marina ATCC 23134, the genomic window GCCGAAGGTGCGAGTGTTACCGCCTTATTTACCCAACCAAGGGCTTTGTCTAAGTCGCGGTTGGTGTTGTAATAATACGTGGCAGACTCAAAGTACAAGCTAGTAAGGGCACGCTCAGGGTTTTGCATATAACGGTTAATACTTGCCATTACTTTAGCGTCTACATCACTGGTTATTTTGAAAGAAACCACCGTGTTTTCCCACATGAGGTTCAAGTGAGCCGCGTTAGGGGCAAAATTAGAGAAATCAATCGTAAACGACTCAAAGGTATGCTTGGTTTGAGTAGCAGCTACTTTAAACCTCATCAAATCATTTTTTTCCTGGTATACAGTTCCCCAGGCAATGCCTTTGTTTAAAATAATTGTCCATTCTTTTTTGCCTGGAATGGTATAAAGCGAGTATTTTCCTTTAGGCACCTCTTTGCCCGCTATGCTTACTTTGTCGCCAAAAGCTATAGTAGTGGCCATATTGGCACCTGTACGCCAGATTCTACCATAAGAAATAATGCCACCAAAAATCTTACGTCCCTTTATACCAGGGCGCGAGTAAGAAACAGTAATGTCGGTTAAACCCACTTTTTGCTGTAGGGTGGCTTGTGGGCTGGGTGCAGGCAAGCCTATATTTAACTGTGCTTTGGCCTGAAACAATCCACCAAGACAAAAAAGGGTAATAAGTAGGGTAATTCTTTTCATTGTGAAAAAACGATGTGTTGATTTAAGAATGATTAATTTTGCAACAAACATAGAGAGTTTGTGACAAAAACCTTGTTAAAGTAGTGTTATTTGTAGTGTGCTTAACTTTTCAATAAAAGCTTACGTTTGATTAAAAAATTAACCAAACTCTAAACTCAAAAACCAAGGTACTCAAGTAAGTACAAATGCTTAAGCACCTCTATTCTATTTTTTTGTAAGCACGTGATCAACATGGATATAAAAACTGATAAAAGAAGAGAACAAATAGCCAATGCCTGTTGGCAACAATGGTTAGATGCGGGCTATAATGAACAGCCCAAAGAGTGGGGGAGTTACCAACAACGCGAAGTTTTCTGGAAAGAATACGAAGCCCTTATCAATGAAGCAAAAATATCATTGGGACAGTTTAAAATATCGCCTGCTACAGTAGCACGTCCTCCTCTAAAGAGCCCCATTTCAGCAAGTCCACCTGTCAAACTTAGTTTTAAGGGCGACTTTAGTTACTCTTTACAGTTACCCAAACCATTGCGTAGCGATGTTTTAAAAAATTTTACGGATACATTTGCCAATGAAAACGCCGCCTGGTTTTTTTGGGGCTTGTTGATCTATGCCATAGGCGTGTCAATAATGGGGGGTAATATAGCGAATATGAGTAATTTTATTTGGTATTTATTAGGTTGGGGTGCCGTGGCAGGTACCAAGTATGGTATAAAATACAATGAGGTAGAAGCAATGTACCAAGTAAGCCCTGATAAGCTTGGTAAAAAAAGTTTGTTTGGGGGCTATACGCTGAAAAATGAAGAAATTCAAAAAGTGGAAATGATCGATGGTAACTTAGTCGTTTATATCTCAAACATTGATGGAGATGGCTTAAGCAGTGCCATGTTTATTCCAGCTGATATTGAGCATCGTGATGAACTTGAACAGTATTTGTTGGCGTTGGTAGCCAAAAACCATCGCTTAGCTACCCAAAAAAAGCAAAACAAGTTAATCAAAACAAGGGCGAAAAATGCCTCCTCCAAAAAAGCGAAAAAGCAACGCAAACAAAAAATGCAAATGCATACACTAGCCAACCCTCATTTCAAAACACAGCAGCAACACCGCAAGGGATTACAAAAACATCATCAACGGATGCATAGGCGAAAGTAGGGCTTTCTTATAAAAAATGAGAAACCTCTCTGAAGCTTGCAGAGTACGAGGTTTCGATCGGGCGTGGAGACACTGCCCGAGGCGGGAGAAGCTAAGTACATCTTGCCTCCTGACGCCTTCGTTTGTGTCCCCACAAACGAATAAAAAGTCAAAACTTCGAAATACGTTTATGCAACGATTCGCTCCGGCTGTAATGTGATTATTTGCTGATAACCAGGTGATTAAATAGGAAATAGTTTTTAGTCTTAAATTTTATAAGAAAGCCCTAATGCTTCGTTCCATTTATTCTCATATAGCTCGTTTTCCTGGTGTTGGTATACTCGACAACCTAAACGATTGAGAAATATTCTTCATATAGTCCATAGCCCTAACAAGGCTCTAGGGACTAGGTGCAAGGTGCTAGGTACACCCTGTTCCCTAAGCAACCACACTTTTTCTATCACGTTGATTTTTAGCAACTTATAAAAAGCGTAGTTAAAAGTAGGCAATACTTGCTGGTTGTACAGCAAATATTGCCTAAACTATGGACATGAGTTAAAGGGAATACAAACCTTTTGTACGGTGAGCAATTCTACAGTGCACAATTCTTTGCACACCGAAAACACCACACGCTCGAAGTATTTGATCTGAATATTAAATTGAGGCTGGTAATTTTCTTGCATTTGAGCAAGCTTTGTG contains:
- a CDS encoding DUF2911 domain-containing protein, producing MKRITLLITLFCLGGLFQAKAQLNIGLPAPSPQATLQQKVGLTDITVSYSRPGIKGRKIFGGIISYGRIWRTGANMATTIAFGDKVSIAGKEVPKGKYSLYTIPGKKEWTIILNKGIAWGTVYQEKNDLMRFKVAATQTKHTFESFTIDFSNFAPNAAHLNLMWENTVVSFKITSDVDAKVMASINRYMQNPERALTSLYFESATYYYNTNRDLDKALGWVNKAVTLAPSAYWIAHLKAKIQGKLKDYKGAIATAKTSIVKANKAGNPDYVRLNQKLISQWEKQLNK